A genomic region of Micromonospora sp. NBRC 110009 contains the following coding sequences:
- a CDS encoding TMEM175 family protein produces MTEPVRRPARSSPFGLERDPSRIVGFSDAVIAIAVTLLILEIRPPDSRHLFHGLVTLWPSYLAYVVTFMLIGQVWANHHVMFDQIRTVDRTVLFLNTVLLMDIAFLPFAAAVLSRAFRDGEGQRVAVVLHGLTFELAAILFNAIWEYARRHPRLLVTTLDAAGARAISRRFRLALTWIATGTLLGALLPPLGVVVIAAFIPFYWLPIRGEIDRRWPRREGGGRP; encoded by the coding sequence GTGACAGAACCGGTTCGCAGACCAGCTAGGTCATCGCCGTTCGGCCTGGAGCGAGATCCGTCACGAATCGTCGGGTTCAGCGATGCGGTCATCGCCATCGCCGTCACGCTGCTCATCCTGGAGATCCGTCCACCGGACAGCCGGCACCTGTTCCACGGCCTCGTCACGCTCTGGCCGTCCTACCTGGCTTACGTCGTCACCTTCATGTTGATCGGGCAGGTGTGGGCCAACCATCACGTCATGTTCGACCAGATCCGTACCGTCGACCGGACGGTGTTGTTCCTGAACACCGTGCTGCTGATGGACATCGCGTTCCTGCCCTTCGCCGCCGCCGTTCTGTCCCGGGCGTTCCGTGACGGGGAGGGGCAGCGAGTCGCCGTCGTCCTCCACGGCCTCACGTTCGAACTGGCGGCCATCCTGTTCAACGCGATCTGGGAGTACGCCCGCCGTCATCCCCGGCTGCTGGTGACCACCCTCGATGCCGCCGGTGCCCGAGCCATCAGCCGGCGCTTCCGGCTCGCCCTCACCTGGATCGCCACCGGCACGCTGCTGGGCGCCCTCCTACCCCCGCTCGGCGTGGTGGTGATCGCCGCGTTCATCCCCTTCTACTGGCTGCCGATCCGGGGCGAGATCGACAGGCGGTGGCCCCGCCGAGAGGGCGGCGGACGGCCGTGA